Proteins from a genomic interval of Treponema brennaborense DSM 12168:
- the cls gene encoding cardiolipin synthase: MNILWDIVHTLNILFIGFILFFERKESARRMAWLLTLVLLPGIGMILYLLFSGHFFTRTKRMSTTTAYINEKLKNLKAEQLAYLKERRHELPNHVIKDYFPLVDMNLSKGGSLLTATDSIEIYRWGQDMFTQLKKDLQAAERTINMEFFIFHNDATGCEIMEILCRKAREGVDVKLLYDDFGSISTPTGFFRKLDKAGGKSLAFFPVRRGLPFSINFRNHRKITVIDGTIAYMGGVNVGDEYANRNRSNRKPFWRDTHIRFTGTSVVQLQTVFCIDWFSMPAWKTRLHGPEDTAKYFPPNVFSDFTQQVSVKEHPDIFDTIFSTGKIPTQIVTAGPDDIQKTEIEDALIRMIMSAKKYVYIQTPYFTPDAQFFTALRIAAFSGVDVRIMVPGVWDKFYVKAASHEFMREMLALGIKFYQYNGFIHSKTMVVDRKIATVGSTNIDTRSFELHFEVNAIFYDAKLALTCEKIFLDDIKNAAEASKGTFDNHFILKRAWRGFCKLFSPLM; encoded by the coding sequence ATGAATATTTTATGGGATATCGTACACACGCTGAACATATTATTCATCGGTTTTATCCTGTTTTTTGAACGCAAAGAATCAGCGCGCAGAATGGCGTGGCTTTTGACGCTCGTACTGCTGCCCGGTATCGGCATGATACTGTATTTGCTGTTCAGCGGGCATTTTTTTACGCGGACGAAGCGGATGAGCACGACGACGGCTTACATAAACGAAAAACTGAAAAATCTGAAGGCCGAACAGCTCGCCTATTTAAAAGAACGGCGGCACGAACTGCCGAATCATGTCATAAAAGATTATTTTCCGCTCGTAGATATGAATCTGTCAAAAGGCGGCAGCTTGCTGACGGCGACTGATTCCATAGAAATCTACCGATGGGGGCAGGATATGTTCACGCAGCTGAAAAAGGATCTGCAAGCTGCGGAACGGACGATCAATATGGAATTTTTCATTTTCCATAACGACGCAACCGGATGTGAAATCATGGAGATTCTCTGCCGGAAAGCCCGTGAAGGTGTGGACGTAAAATTGCTGTACGACGATTTCGGCTCGATTTCGACTCCCACCGGATTCTTCAGAAAACTCGACAAAGCCGGCGGAAAATCGCTTGCGTTTTTTCCGGTGCGCCGGGGACTGCCCTTTTCGATCAACTTCCGCAACCATCGCAAGATTACGGTAATAGACGGAACCATCGCCTATATGGGCGGCGTCAACGTCGGCGACGAATACGCGAACCGCAACCGGAGCAACCGCAAACCGTTCTGGCGTGACACGCACATCAGGTTTACCGGCACGAGCGTCGTTCAGCTGCAAACCGTGTTCTGCATCGATTGGTTCAGTATGCCGGCATGGAAAACCCGGCTGCACGGCCCCGAAGATACCGCAAAATATTTTCCGCCGAACGTATTCTCCGATTTTACGCAGCAGGTATCCGTAAAAGAACATCCCGACATATTCGATACCATTTTCAGTACGGGAAAAATTCCCACCCAAATAGTAACGGCGGGTCCGGACGACATACAAAAAACGGAAATAGAGGACGCACTCATCCGGATGATCATGAGTGCAAAAAAATACGTTTATATTCAAACGCCCTATTTTACTCCCGACGCGCAATTTTTTACCGCGCTCAGGATCGCCGCTTTTTCGGGAGTGGACGTCCGCATCATGGTACCCGGCGTGTGGGATAAATTTTACGTAAAAGCGGCTTCGCACGAATTCATGCGGGAAATGCTGGCACTCGGTATAAAGTTTTATCAATACAACGGATTTATCCATTCCAAAACGATGGTCGTCGACCGTAAAATAGCCACGGTGGGTTCAACGAATATAGACACCCGCAGCTTTGAACTGCATTTTGAAGTGAACGCCATTTTTTACGACGCAAAGTTGGCACTGACGTGCGAAAAAATATTTCTCGACGATATCAAAAACGCTGCGGAAGCATCGAAAGGAACCTTCGACAATCATTTCATATTAAAACGAGCCTGGCGTGGATTTTGCAAACTGTTTTCACCGCTGATGTGA
- a CDS encoding alanine--tRNA ligase, which translates to MTANELRSKYIEFFKSKNHVEISGKSLIPENDPTVLFTTAGMHPLVPYLMGEPHPAGKRLVDYQKCIRTGDIESVGDSSHLTFFEMLGNWSLGDYFKQESIGFSFEFLTKPEYLHIPLEKLSVTVFAGDESVPRDDESAARWEQLGIPRERIHFLPRSDNWWGPAGETGPCGPDTEIFIDTGKRACSENCRPGCGCGKYIEIWNNVFMQYNKDADGVYTKLAHPCVDTGMGVERTVAMLQGKKSVYETEVFTPLIAVIEKLTGKTYGTDEASDTSIRIICDHVRAATFILGDPKGVLPSNVGAGYVLRRIIRRAVRHGRKLGLDGEFLKEPAQTVIGMYRDAYPEVDAKRELILAELQREEQKFLETLKKGEAEFDKLVPNLLKNPAKVIPGRVAFRLYDTFGFPVELTEELAGEHGLTVNREEFDAAYKKHQELSRAGSEQVFKGGLADHSEITTKYHTATHLLHKALKMVLGDHIAQKGSNITAERLRFDFSHPAPMTKEEIQRVEDIVNEQIRRDLKVTMEVMDLEEAKKGGATALFGEKYESKVKVYTIGDFSKEVCGGPHVEHTGLIGTFKIQKEQSSSAGVRRIRAVIS; encoded by the coding sequence ATGACTGCTAACGAATTACGTTCTAAATACATTGAGTTCTTCAAAAGCAAGAACCATGTCGAAATTTCCGGTAAATCGCTGATTCCGGAAAATGATCCAACGGTCCTTTTTACGACTGCCGGTATGCATCCGTTAGTTCCGTATCTGATGGGTGAACCGCATCCGGCCGGAAAACGCCTGGTCGATTATCAGAAATGTATCAGAACCGGCGACATCGAATCCGTAGGTGATTCGAGTCACCTGACTTTTTTTGAAATGCTGGGGAACTGGTCGCTGGGCGACTATTTTAAACAGGAATCCATCGGCTTCAGCTTTGAATTTTTGACGAAACCCGAATATCTGCATATTCCGCTCGAAAAACTGTCCGTAACCGTTTTTGCCGGAGACGAAAGCGTCCCCCGTGACGACGAATCCGCCGCCCGATGGGAACAGCTGGGCATTCCGCGCGAACGGATCCATTTCCTGCCGCGCTCGGACAACTGGTGGGGTCCCGCCGGTGAAACCGGGCCGTGCGGTCCCGATACCGAAATTTTCATAGACACCGGCAAACGCGCCTGTTCCGAAAATTGCCGCCCCGGCTGCGGCTGCGGCAAATATATAGAAATCTGGAACAACGTTTTCATGCAGTACAATAAGGATGCGGACGGCGTATACACGAAGCTCGCCCATCCGTGCGTAGATACCGGAATGGGCGTGGAGCGTACCGTCGCGATGCTGCAGGGCAAAAAATCCGTGTATGAAACGGAAGTGTTTACGCCGCTGATCGCCGTAATTGAAAAACTGACCGGAAAAACGTACGGGACCGACGAAGCCTCCGACACGTCTATCCGTATCATCTGCGACCACGTGCGCGCCGCGACGTTCATTCTCGGCGATCCCAAAGGCGTGCTGCCTTCAAACGTCGGAGCCGGATACGTGCTGCGCCGTATCATCCGCCGTGCCGTGCGCCACGGACGGAAGCTCGGTCTCGACGGCGAATTCCTGAAAGAACCCGCGCAGACCGTTATCGGCATGTATCGGGACGCGTATCCCGAAGTTGACGCAAAGCGCGAGCTCATTTTGGCTGAATTGCAGCGCGAAGAACAGAAATTCCTTGAAACCCTGAAAAAGGGCGAAGCCGAATTCGATAAATTGGTGCCGAACTTGCTGAAAAATCCGGCGAAAGTAATACCCGGCCGCGTTGCATTCCGTCTGTACGATACGTTCGGCTTTCCCGTCGAACTGACGGAAGAACTCGCCGGTGAACACGGGCTGACCGTCAACCGCGAAGAATTCGACGCTGCGTACAAGAAGCACCAGGAACTGTCGCGCGCCGGCAGTGAACAGGTGTTCAAAGGCGGTCTCGCCGACCATTCGGAAATTACGACGAAGTATCACACGGCGACGCATCTGCTGCATAAAGCGCTGAAAATGGTGCTCGGTGATCATATCGCGCAAAAAGGATCGAATATTACCGCCGAACGGCTGCGGTTTGATTTTTCACATCCGGCGCCGATGACGAAAGAAGAAATTCAGCGCGTTGAAGATATCGTAAACGAACAGATCCGGCGTGATCTGAAGGTTACGATGGAAGTCATGGATCTGGAAGAAGCGAAAAAAGGCGGCGCTACGGCGCTGTTCGGTGAAAAATACGAATCAAAAGTAAAAGTGTATACGATCGGCGATTTTTCAAAAGAAGTATGCGGCGGTCCGCACGTGGAGCACACCGGCTTGATCGGGACGTTCAAAATTCAAAAAGAACAGTCTTCTTCCGCCGGTGTCCGCCGTATCCGCGCGGTCATATCGTAA
- the rpmB gene encoding 50S ribosomal protein L28 yields the protein MSRRCDICGKGSLSGNKVSKSYNHTRRTWKPNIVEVKTEIGGTAMTIKMCTRCLRSGYVTKKV from the coding sequence ATGTCCAGAAGATGTGATATTTGCGGAAAAGGTTCTCTGAGCGGTAATAAAGTGAGTAAATCATATAATCATACGCGCCGTACATGGAAACCGAATATTGTCGAAGTAAAAACTGAAATCGGCGGCACCGCAATGACGATCAAAATGTGTACCCGCTGCTTGAGAAGCGGATACGTTACCAAAAAAGTCTAA
- a CDS encoding SDR family NAD(P)-dependent oxidoreductase, producing the protein MKRIIIVTGASSGMGTEFARQLARKPAIDELWLIARRKDRLRELAAELENAGSAVRVFDMDIAGAAGYGRFLALLEREAERCPDGLTVDTLVNNAGFGTYGPFVQTPLEKQLEMIELNVTALTGLCGAVLPFMTGGCSVVNVSSLAAFIPLGNFAVYGATKAYVLSYTLALAAEVADSGIRVLAVCPGPVDTEFADVASNGARTRVLHGKSAESVVRHALRALERGRRTAIMAWKWKCKAFMSRFVGRYFFARYTYLFEKRPRAD; encoded by the coding sequence ATGAAACGGATAATTATCGTAACAGGCGCAAGTTCCGGCATGGGTACGGAATTTGCACGGCAGCTCGCCCGAAAACCGGCAATAGACGAGTTGTGGCTGATTGCCCGCAGAAAAGACAGATTACGGGAACTCGCGGCAGAACTCGAAAACGCCGGTTCCGCCGTGCGCGTGTTCGATATGGATATCGCAGGCGCCGCCGGATACGGGCGATTTTTGGCACTGCTCGAACGGGAAGCGGAACGCTGCCCCGACGGACTGACCGTCGACACGCTGGTCAACAACGCGGGATTCGGCACCTACGGCCCGTTCGTTCAGACGCCGCTGGAAAAGCAGCTCGAGATGATAGAACTGAACGTAACGGCGCTCACCGGATTGTGCGGCGCCGTGCTTCCGTTTATGACGGGCGGCTGTTCCGTCGTAAACGTGTCCAGTCTCGCCGCCTTTATACCGCTCGGCAACTTCGCCGTGTACGGAGCGACCAAAGCATACGTGCTCAGCTATACGCTCGCCCTCGCCGCGGAAGTCGCGGACAGCGGAATACGGGTGCTGGCCGTTTGCCCCGGACCGGTCGACACGGAATTTGCGGACGTCGCGTCCAACGGTGCGCGGACGCGGGTGCTGCACGGAAAATCGGCGGAAAGCGTCGTCCGCCACGCGCTGCGGGCGCTTGAACGCGGCAGACGGACGGCAATTATGGCATGGAAGTGGAAATGCAAGGCGTTTATGAGCAGATTCGTCGGCCGGTATTTTTTTGCCCGGTACACGTATCTGTTTGAAAAACGGCCTCGCGCCGACTGA
- a CDS encoding META domain-containing protein, with translation MKKSVYVAFPVGLTILTVLLYGCVSVGVKSAARSAAGDWKLVAAAANGTAVAVPEDLGVTFSAEADGNGGFDVYGFAGVNNYSGSASISGDVFEHSAFAVTLMAGPEADAAFERVFLSILESAEKAAVVPEHGGTVLRLSDADGKNTLTFAALNLADTAWRLSAYNTGSAVSSLPADTETPELVFDGKGGITGFTGVNRLVGTYAADETERTLSFSALGMTKMGAPSQTAASLESRYAELLGIVSRYQLSASSLRLLDDNGTTLLVFVKAI, from the coding sequence ATGAAGAAATCTGTTTATGTTGCGTTTCCGGTCGGTTTGACTATTCTGACCGTTTTGTTGTACGGCTGCGTGTCGGTCGGCGTAAAATCCGCCGCGCGTTCCGCCGCCGGTGATTGGAAACTGGTCGCCGCCGCTGCAAACGGAACGGCGGTCGCCGTGCCGGAGGATCTCGGCGTAACGTTTTCCGCCGAAGCCGACGGAAACGGAGGTTTCGACGTGTACGGTTTTGCCGGCGTGAATAATTACTCCGGTTCCGCCTCGATTTCGGGAGACGTTTTCGAGCACAGCGCGTTCGCCGTAACGCTGATGGCCGGCCCGGAAGCCGACGCCGCCTTTGAGCGGGTGTTCCTTTCTATCCTCGAATCTGCCGAAAAGGCCGCCGTCGTGCCGGAACACGGCGGCACGGTTCTGCGCTTGAGCGATGCCGACGGTAAAAACACGCTTACGTTTGCCGCCCTGAACTTGGCGGACACGGCGTGGCGGCTTTCTGCATATAATACGGGCAGCGCCGTTTCGTCGCTGCCTGCCGATACGGAAACGCCGGAACTCGTTTTTGACGGAAAAGGCGGAATCACGGGGTTCACCGGGGTAAACCGTCTGGTGGGCACGTACGCCGCCGATGAAACGGAGCGGACGCTCTCCTTTTCCGCGCTCGGTATGACCAAGATGGGCGCGCCGTCGCAGACGGCGGCGTCGCTGGAATCCCGGTACGCGGAACTTTTGGGAATCGTTTCCCGCTATCAGTTGTCCGCATCGTCTCTGCGGCTGCTTGATGACAACGGAACGACGCTGCTCGTTTTTGTGAAAGCAATTTGA
- a CDS encoding PEGA domain-containing protein: MKHIRLRLTAAAAALVLSAVGTFCFAQDGTVSHTESERASLKITANVSGAAVYLNGAYAGTAPLTVDGLVPGTYRITVKKSGYETKEIYADIAAGTEKSFYLELRLITGILQISAQPADSLVFIDGVQKSAAMSVRTFELPEGIHTVEIRAFGYRPDMQSVYVPRNTITTLRVTLERADFSATAIRVTPDTFNPQNPGVFGTCAVRFSVTAGGDGTITVFQNGGVIRTMPLKRFTTWEQSCEWDGRTDAGTSAPDGTYLITADVNGFTAGGDPVRQTSSASVTINRSISYPFASLSASGTGTGLVPSARLYPAGTISTVWRLGYGWQTERPAEYGVPLTMLFMHTPLDWLEYAVQAGFTVPESGEVPLYAAGTVKAAYRAGAFNAGALLRYGYGTQSAALSAADSQLGLGLGAAAGITVRSVTANVSSECIFGPERGDVSTGSICWKNGLSLRLNRGSFSAGIWGVAVSSFSTAADAPRDWFSGTSFGADAAYVIPNTPVMLGIQGTGTVRPDGSARIAFALECTVFLR, translated from the coding sequence ATGAAGCACATTCGCTTACGGTTGACGGCTGCCGCCGCCGCGTTGGTTTTATCTGCGGTCGGGACGTTTTGTTTTGCACAGGACGGAACCGTATCTCACACGGAATCGGAACGGGCTTCATTGAAAATAACGGCGAACGTCTCCGGCGCGGCGGTATACCTGAACGGCGCGTACGCGGGGACGGCGCCGCTCACCGTAGACGGGCTTGTTCCCGGAACCTACCGCATCACGGTCAAAAAAAGCGGATACGAAACCAAAGAAATCTACGCGGACATTGCCGCCGGTACGGAAAAATCTTTTTACCTTGAACTGCGTCTCATCACCGGCATCCTGCAAATTTCCGCACAACCTGCAGACTCGCTCGTGTTTATCGACGGTGTACAAAAAAGCGCGGCGATGTCCGTACGGACGTTTGAACTGCCGGAAGGAATTCACACCGTTGAAATACGCGCATTCGGATACCGCCCGGATATGCAGTCCGTGTACGTACCGCGCAACACGATCACCACGCTGCGCGTTACGCTGGAACGGGCCGATTTCAGCGCAACGGCGATACGGGTAACGCCGGACACGTTTAATCCGCAAAACCCGGGCGTATTCGGAACGTGCGCCGTACGCTTTTCGGTTACGGCGGGCGGCGACGGAACGATCACCGTATTCCAAAACGGCGGCGTCATCAGAACGATGCCACTCAAGCGGTTTACGACTTGGGAACAGTCGTGCGAGTGGGACGGCCGCACGGATGCCGGCACTTCCGCACCGGACGGCACGTATCTTATCACGGCCGACGTGAACGGATTTACCGCCGGCGGCGATCCGGTGCGGCAGACGTCGTCCGCGTCCGTTACCATAAACAGAAGCATTTCGTATCCGTTCGCCAGTCTCAGCGCGTCGGGAACCGGAACCGGTCTCGTTCCGTCGGCCCGCCTGTATCCGGCCGGCACGATAAGCACCGTATGGCGGCTCGGCTACGGCTGGCAAACCGAGCGCCCGGCCGAATACGGCGTGCCGCTGACCATGCTGTTCATGCACACGCCGCTGGACTGGCTTGAATACGCCGTGCAGGCGGGCTTTACTGTCCCCGAATCGGGCGAAGTGCCGCTGTACGCGGCGGGAACCGTAAAAGCGGCGTACCGCGCCGGTGCGTTCAACGCGGGAGCGCTGCTGCGATACGGATACGGCACGCAAAGCGCCGCGCTTTCCGCGGCGGATTCCCAACTCGGACTCGGACTGGGCGCCGCCGCCGGCATCACCGTACGCTCGGTAACGGCGAACGTCTCCAGCGAATGCATTTTCGGCCCCGAGCGGGGAGACGTTTCAACCGGTTCGATCTGCTGGAAAAACGGTCTGTCGCTCCGGCTCAACAGGGGAAGCTTTTCCGCAGGTATTTGGGGAGTCGCGGTTTCATCGTTCAGTACGGCTGCGGACGCTCCGCGGGATTGGTTCAGCGGAACGTCGTTCGGTGCGGACGCGGCGTACGTCATTCCGAACACACCGGTCATGCTCGGCATACAGGGAACCGGAACCGTTCGTCCCGACGGCAGCGCGCGCATCGCGTTCGCATTGGAATGTACGGTTTTCCTGCGGTAG
- a CDS encoding peptidylprolyl isomerase — MKRLVVSFIVCICGAAAVFAQADLQPLANVKLYQPESITLKQLKNRVESYKLQSGVASFTVDQKKEILNGMIDEKLVVQAAMKNGINITDAQINDYFLSYMSQQIGQTVTEVQLAKLVKEQTGMSLDDYIKGQVGMGLAEYKSYLKNQLIAQQYILSLKQSEVQKIAPTDEEIRAFYEMSKSSFVQSDVLKLFLVVVPKNDDEKAARKKITGMFDDVKSKKLTADKIKALQQSDSSFQAGDLYVSKTAQAAQQLGINYQGLLELFTKDTGFISDLNETDTDFQFYIVRNKYDAKMLTLSDVVQPDSTVTVYEYIRQNLTAQKQSQFLVAAVQEVTESLRVPENYQMLKTGSALDSLLQNW, encoded by the coding sequence ATGAAGCGTTTGGTAGTAAGTTTCATAGTATGTATCTGCGGCGCCGCCGCCGTTTTTGCGCAGGCCGATTTGCAGCCGCTCGCGAATGTAAAGCTGTATCAGCCGGAATCGATCACGTTGAAACAGCTTAAAAACCGGGTCGAATCGTATAAGCTGCAGTCCGGCGTCGCGTCGTTTACCGTCGATCAGAAAAAAGAAATCCTTAACGGCATGATCGATGAAAAACTCGTCGTGCAGGCCGCCATGAAAAACGGCATCAATATAACCGACGCGCAGATAAACGACTATTTCCTGTCGTACATGTCCCAGCAGATCGGCCAGACCGTAACCGAAGTTCAGCTCGCAAAACTGGTAAAGGAACAAACCGGTATGTCCTTGGACGATTATATCAAGGGCCAGGTCGGAATGGGACTTGCCGAATACAAGAGTTATCTGAAAAACCAATTGATCGCGCAGCAGTACATTCTTTCTTTGAAGCAGAGTGAAGTGCAGAAAATAGCGCCGACGGATGAAGAGATCCGTGCGTTTTACGAAATGAGCAAATCGTCGTTCGTGCAGAGCGACGTGTTGAAGCTGTTTTTGGTCGTTGTTCCCAAAAACGATGATGAAAAAGCCGCCCGTAAAAAGATTACGGGTATGTTTGACGACGTAAAAAGCAAAAAGCTGACTGCGGATAAAATTAAGGCGCTGCAGCAGTCCGACAGTTCTTTTCAGGCAGGCGATTTGTACGTCAGCAAAACGGCACAGGCCGCACAGCAGCTGGGAATCAATTATCAGGGATTGCTGGAGCTTTTTACGAAAGATACGGGATTCATTTCCGATTTGAACGAAACCGATACCGATTTTCAGTTTTACATTGTCCGCAATAAATACGATGCCAAAATGCTGACGCTGAGCGACGTCGTGCAGCCCGATTCCACGGTAACGGTGTACGAATATATCCGCCAGAATCTTACCGCGCAGAAGCAGTCCCAGTTTTTGGTGGCTGCGGTTCAGGAAGTAACGGAAAGTCTGCGTGTACCTGAAAATTATCAGATGCTGAAAACCGGCAGTGCGCTTGATTCTCTGCTGCAGAACTGGTAG
- a CDS encoding glycine--tRNA ligase gives MDSREITMEKIVSLCKRRGFVFQSSEIYGGQAGAWDYGPVGIELKKNIQNAWWKEMTQLHDNIVGLDAAILMHPRVWEASGHVANFSDPLVDCKQCKMRFRADTMDQAALAAKKCPNCGGELTEPRAFNLMFKTHIGPAEDSASVVYLRPETAQGIYVNYKNIIQSNRMKVPFGIAQVGKAFRNEIVTKNFIFRTCEFEQMEMQFFVKPGEDDKWFEYWREQRWSFYKKYGIHMEKLRWYHHEKLAHYAKDAYDIEYEFPMGFQELEGVHNRTNFDLTRHTEFSGKDMQYIDQDNGNEKYIPYIIETSAGLTRNLLMFLCDAYEEQNVAAAGAPEDYRTVLHFHPKIAPVTVAILPLMKKDGLAELAQEIRAELQEEFVTDYDQSGTIGKRYRRQDEIGTPFCITVDHDTKEDGTVTIRFRDSMEQIRVPRSELVSRLHQEIKNYKRG, from the coding sequence ATGGATTCACGTGAAATAACTATGGAAAAAATCGTCAGCCTGTGCAAACGGCGCGGTTTCGTATTTCAGTCTTCAGAAATTTACGGCGGACAGGCCGGAGCGTGGGATTACGGTCCGGTCGGTATCGAATTGAAAAAGAACATACAGAACGCTTGGTGGAAAGAAATGACCCAGCTGCACGACAATATCGTCGGTCTCGACGCGGCGATTCTCATGCATCCGCGCGTCTGGGAAGCTTCCGGTCACGTCGCAAACTTTTCCGACCCGCTGGTCGACTGCAAGCAGTGCAAAATGCGCTTCCGTGCGGATACGATGGATCAAGCCGCGCTTGCCGCAAAAAAATGCCCGAACTGCGGCGGTGAATTGACAGAACCGCGAGCGTTCAATCTCATGTTCAAAACGCACATAGGCCCCGCCGAAGACAGCGCGAGCGTCGTGTATCTCCGCCCCGAAACGGCTCAGGGCATTTACGTCAATTATAAGAACATCATCCAGTCGAACCGTATGAAAGTGCCGTTCGGCATCGCGCAAGTCGGAAAAGCGTTCCGCAACGAAATCGTTACCAAAAACTTCATTTTCCGCACGTGCGAATTTGAACAGATGGAAATGCAGTTTTTCGTAAAACCGGGCGAAGACGACAAATGGTTTGAATACTGGCGCGAACAGCGTTGGAGCTTTTATAAAAAATACGGTATCCACATGGAAAAACTCCGCTGGTATCATCACGAAAAACTGGCGCACTATGCGAAAGACGCGTACGATATCGAATACGAATTTCCGATGGGTTTTCAGGAACTGGAAGGCGTGCACAACCGCACGAATTTCGATTTGACCCGTCATACCGAATTTTCCGGAAAAGACATGCAGTACATCGACCAGGACAACGGCAATGAAAAATACATTCCGTACATCATCGAAACGTCGGCCGGTCTGACACGCAATCTGCTGATGTTCCTGTGCGATGCGTACGAAGAACAAAACGTAGCCGCCGCGGGCGCACCGGAAGATTACCGCACGGTGCTGCATTTTCACCCGAAAATAGCGCCGGTTACCGTCGCCATTCTGCCGCTGATGAAAAAAGACGGTCTCGCCGAATTGGCGCAGGAAATCAGAGCCGAATTGCAGGAAGAATTCGTAACCGACTACGATCAGTCCGGTACGATCGGTAAACGGTACCGCCGTCAGGACGAAATCGGCACGCCGTTCTGCATTACCGTCGACCACGACACGAAAGAAGACGGAACCGTCACGATCCGTTTCCGTGATTCAATGGAACAGATCCGTGTTCCGCGCAGCGAATTGGTTTCCCGTCTTCATCAGGAAATCAAAAATTACAAGCGCGGATAA
- a CDS encoding nicotinate phosphoribosyltransferase — MTRSLENNETSALFTDFYELTMAQGYWKQRMDSPAVFDMFFRRQPFNGGFSIFAGLETLLDALVHFTFSESDVAYLAEQGIFEQGFLDYLKAFRFRGDLYAMTEGSVVFPNEPIVRIHANLIEAQIIEGLVLNHINFQSLIATKTARVWLASGKGHIMEFGLRRAQGPDGAMSASRAAYIGGASGTSNTLAGKLYGIPVQGTMAHSWIMSFPSELEAFNAYAELYPEKSIFLIDTYDTLNSGIKNAIEAGRGLVEKGFGFGVRLDSGDIQYLSTEVRKRLDEAGFPQALVSVSNELTEEIIETLVQQKAPINSWGVGTHMVTGGDEASFTGVYKLAARHNADGGALIPTMKFSDNPEKTTNPGVKNVWRLYDADGMARADILALEDEAVTPGEFRRYYHPSVDYRQFGFSPAKVEPLLTKRIESGRRVGPVPEPQQALKDARDVMQRQLQTLDSTYKRILNPHIYKVSITEALKALKLTFIEARLQ, encoded by the coding sequence ATGACACGTTCTCTGGAAAATAACGAAACCAGCGCTTTGTTTACCGATTTTTACGAATTGACGATGGCGCAAGGCTATTGGAAACAGCGAATGGATTCGCCGGCCGTATTCGACATGTTTTTCAGACGCCAGCCGTTCAACGGCGGGTTTTCGATTTTTGCCGGATTGGAAACGCTGCTCGACGCTTTGGTGCATTTTACGTTCAGCGAAAGCGACGTCGCCTATCTTGCCGAACAGGGCATATTCGAGCAGGGATTTCTTGATTATCTGAAAGCGTTCCGGTTCCGCGGCGATTTGTACGCGATGACCGAAGGATCAGTCGTTTTTCCGAACGAACCGATCGTCCGCATCCACGCGAATTTGATCGAAGCGCAGATTATCGAAGGTCTCGTTCTGAATCACATCAATTTTCAAAGTCTGATAGCGACCAAAACCGCGCGCGTTTGGCTTGCGTCGGGCAAAGGTCACATCATGGAATTCGGCCTGCGCCGCGCGCAAGGCCCCGACGGTGCGATGAGTGCGTCGCGCGCCGCGTATATCGGCGGTGCGTCGGGTACCAGCAACACACTGGCCGGAAAGCTGTACGGTATTCCGGTGCAGGGAACGATGGCGCACTCCTGGATCATGTCGTTTCCGTCCGAACTGGAAGCGTTCAACGCGTACGCCGAATTGTATCCCGAAAAATCGATCTTTCTGATAGACACGTACGACACGCTCAATTCGGGTATAAAAAACGCGATAGAAGCGGGACGCGGCCTGGTTGAAAAAGGCTTCGGCTTCGGCGTGCGTCTGGATTCGGGCGACATTCAATATCTTTCGACCGAAGTGCGAAAGCGGCTCGACGAAGCGGGATTTCCGCAGGCACTCGTTTCGGTCTCGAACGAGTTGACGGAGGAAATCATCGAAACGCTCGTGCAGCAGAAAGCGCCCATAAACAGTTGGGGCGTCGGTACGCACATGGTAACCGGCGGCGACGAAGCGTCTTTTACGGGCGTGTATAAACTGGCCGCCCGACACAACGCCGACGGCGGCGCGCTGATCCCGACGATGAAGTTTTCGGATAACCCCGAAAAGACGACGAATCCGGGAGTCAAAAACGTGTGGCGGCTGTACGACGCGGACGGTATGGCGCGCGCGGATATTCTTGCGCTGGAAGACGAAGCGGTCACTCCCGGTGAATTCCGCCGCTATTACCATCCGTCCGTCGATTACCGGCAGTTCGGATTTTCTCCGGCGAAAGTGGAACCGCTGCTTACCAAACGGATTGAATCGGGACGTCGCGTCGGTCCGGTTCCCGAACCGCAGCAGGCGCTGAAGGACGCCCGCGACGTCATGCAGCGGCAGCTCCAAACGCTCGACTCAACGTACAAGCGTATACTGAATCCGCATATTTACAAAGTATCCATTACGGAAGCATTGAAAGCGCTGAAACTGACCTTTATAGAGGCCCGGTTGCAGTAA